A genomic region of Trichothermofontia sichuanensis B231 contains the following coding sequences:
- the der gene encoding ribosome biogenesis GTPase Der, which produces MPQPIVAIVGRPNVGKSALANRLAGRREAIVYDQPGVTRDRIYLPAFWQAHEFIVVDTGGLVFDEDTEFLPLIREQAMLAITEAAAVIFVVDGQAGVTAADQEIADWLRQQTVPILLAVNKCESPEQGLVQAAEFWNLGLGEPFPLSAIHGSGTGELLDALVNYLPEPSDVEVTPELKVAIVGRPNAGKSSLLNALVGESRAIVSPISGTTRDAIDTVVSYRDKPYRLIDTAGIRKRKSVEYGPEFFGVNRALKAIQRSDVVLLVIDVLEGVTEQDQRLAGHIADEGRGCVLVINKWDAVEKDSYSIYEYERSLRSRLYFLDWAEMVFISAKTGKRVEKVLEAVDRVAEQHQRRVSTAVINEVLQEAIRWHTPPTNRQGRQGKIYYGTQVSTQPPTIALFVNDPQRFNEGYRRYIAQQFRKSLGFTGTPLRLLWRGKRERDVAREGVNRATRV; this is translated from the coding sequence ATGCCACAACCCATTGTCGCGATCGTCGGTCGCCCAAATGTGGGCAAGTCTGCCCTTGCCAACCGCTTAGCCGGTCGCCGCGAGGCTATTGTCTATGACCAACCGGGCGTAACCCGCGATCGCATCTATCTACCAGCCTTCTGGCAAGCCCATGAGTTCATCGTGGTGGATACCGGGGGCCTCGTGTTTGACGAAGACACGGAATTTTTACCCCTGATTCGGGAACAGGCGATGCTAGCAATCACCGAGGCTGCCGCTGTCATTTTTGTGGTCGATGGACAAGCTGGGGTCACCGCAGCGGATCAGGAAATTGCCGATTGGCTCCGACAACAAACGGTCCCGATCCTATTGGCGGTGAATAAATGCGAATCCCCAGAGCAGGGCCTAGTCCAAGCGGCAGAATTCTGGAACCTAGGGCTGGGCGAACCCTTTCCCCTATCGGCGATCCACGGTAGCGGTACTGGCGAACTGCTGGATGCCCTGGTGAATTACCTGCCGGAACCGAGTGACGTTGAGGTTACCCCGGAATTGAAGGTAGCGATCGTGGGTCGTCCGAATGCAGGTAAGTCCAGTCTGTTGAATGCGCTGGTGGGCGAAAGTCGAGCGATCGTCAGCCCCATTTCCGGTACAACCCGGGACGCGATCGATACGGTGGTGAGCTATCGAGATAAACCCTATCGCCTGATTGATACTGCTGGGATTCGTAAGCGCAAAAGTGTGGAGTATGGCCCAGAATTCTTCGGGGTCAACCGTGCCCTCAAGGCGATTCAGCGCTCAGATGTCGTACTGCTAGTGATTGATGTTCTCGAAGGCGTCACAGAACAGGACCAGCGGTTGGCAGGCCATATTGCTGATGAGGGTCGGGGGTGTGTGCTGGTTATTAACAAGTGGGATGCTGTTGAGAAGGATTCCTACAGCATTTACGAGTATGAGCGATCGCTGCGCAGCCGTCTCTATTTCCTTGACTGGGCCGAAATGGTCTTTATCAGCGCCAAAACCGGCAAGCGCGTTGAAAAAGTGCTGGAGGCGGTTGATCGGGTAGCCGAGCAGCACCAGCGCCGGGTGTCCACCGCTGTCATTAATGAAGTCCTGCAAGAAGCCATCCGTTGGCATACCCCACCTACCAATCGCCAGGGTCGGCAGGGGAAAATTTACTACGGCACCCAAGTGAGCACTCAACCCCCAACGATCGCCTTATTTGTTAACGATCCCCAGCGATTTAATGAGGGCTATCGTCGCTATATTGCCCAACAATTCCGCAAGTCCCTAGGGTTTACAGGGACTCCCCTACGGCTGCTCTGGCGCGGTAAGCGGGAACGCGATGTAGCGCGTGAAGGCGTCAACCGAGCCACCCGCGTGTGA
- the nadC gene encoding carboxylating nicotinate-nucleotide diphosphorylase, with amino-acid sequence MDGLCGGVGVPPLILLEADLRQWLREDLGRGDRTTQALLADRDPGGQAVWVAKQPGVVAGLPIAAEIFRLVDPKIEFTVLVAEGERCDRQQTIAEIQGPLAGLLMGERVALNLVMRLSGIATLTRQYVEAIADLPTRFVDTRKTTPGLRLLEKYASQVGGATNHRLGLDDAVMLKDNHIAVAGGIGPAITQVRDRIPYPLAIEVETTTLAEVAEALEYGADIIMLDNMTLPMMAQAVAQIRQANPRVKIEASGNITLETLRSVAMTGVDYISSSAPVTRSHWLDLSMRID; translated from the coding sequence ATGGATGGCTTGTGTGGGGGGGTAGGCGTGCCACCGTTGATTTTGTTGGAGGCGGATCTACGCCAGTGGTTGCGGGAGGATTTGGGCCGGGGCGATCGCACGACGCAGGCATTACTGGCTGATCGCGATCCGGGTGGGCAGGCGGTCTGGGTGGCCAAACAACCAGGAGTGGTCGCGGGGTTACCGATCGCGGCTGAAATTTTTCGTCTGGTGGACCCCAAGATTGAGTTTACGGTGCTGGTGGCGGAGGGGGAGCGGTGCGATCGCCAACAAACGATTGCCGAAATTCAGGGTCCCTTGGCAGGACTCCTAATGGGGGAGCGGGTGGCGCTGAATTTGGTGATGCGGTTGAGTGGGATTGCGACGCTGACCCGGCAGTATGTTGAGGCGATCGCGGATTTGCCTACTAGGTTTGTGGATACGCGCAAGACGACGCCGGGGTTACGGCTCCTGGAGAAATATGCGTCCCAGGTGGGCGGGGCGACGAACCATCGTTTGGGGTTAGATGATGCGGTGATGTTGAAGGATAACCATATTGCGGTGGCGGGGGGGATTGGGCCTGCGATTACTCAGGTGCGCGATCGCATTCCCTATCCGTTGGCGATCGAGGTGGAGACGACGACACTGGCTGAGGTCGCTGAGGCGCTTGAGTATGGGGCTGACATCATTATGTTGGACAATATGACGCTACCGATGATGGCGCAGGCGGTGGCTCAGATTCGGCAGGCGAATCCGAGGGTGAAGATTGAAGCGTCTGGGAATATTACGTTAGAGACGTTGCGATCGGTGGCGATGACCGGGGTGGACTATATTTCTAGCAGTGCGCCCGTGACGCGATCGCACTGGCTGGATCTCAGTATGAGGATTGACTAA
- a CDS encoding DUF6737 family protein: MVSPEETGISLNPWNYKPWWCQPWSILLTGVGLIAGSWLLLHRLWVTGLVAVPVLSWMVFFLLIWPRLVVRSLSALSPDASLRRN, from the coding sequence ATGGTAAGTCCTGAAGAAACAGGTATAAGTCTAAATCCCTGGAACTATAAGCCTTGGTGGTGTCAACCCTGGTCGATCCTGTTAACAGGTGTGGGGCTGATTGCGGGTAGCTGGCTATTACTCCATCGCTTGTGGGTAACGGGATTAGTGGCTGTGCCAGTGCTCAGTTGGATGGTTTTTTTTCTGCTGATCTGGCCACGGCTGGTGGTGCGATCGCTGTCGGCTTTGTCCCCAGACGCTTCCCTGCGCCGCAACTAG
- a CDS encoding cell division protein SepF: MNTIFTKLRDFVGLSDAAEYEYYDDDLGGEDYQGMYQEETPQPIMEEEPRNPRRMRERAGVATSGINSTMNNVIGMPGAAGFTEVLVLEPRSFEEMPQTIQALRERKTVVLNLTMMDPDQAQRAVDFVAGGTYAIDGHQERIGESIFLFTPNCVQVSTHAGVIHEAPQPAARPRPATPTPAWTAEQVRMAQ, translated from the coding sequence GTGAATACGATTTTCACAAAGTTACGCGACTTTGTCGGCCTGAGCGATGCCGCCGAGTACGAGTACTATGATGACGATCTAGGTGGTGAGGACTACCAAGGGATGTACCAGGAAGAGACGCCTCAACCTATCATGGAGGAGGAACCTCGGAACCCTCGTCGGATGCGGGAACGGGCAGGAGTCGCAACCTCAGGAATCAACTCAACTATGAATAATGTCATTGGGATGCCGGGAGCAGCTGGTTTTACGGAAGTATTGGTGTTGGAACCGCGATCGTTTGAAGAAATGCCGCAGACGATTCAGGCGCTGCGCGAACGCAAGACGGTGGTCCTGAACCTGACGATGATGGATCCAGATCAAGCCCAGCGGGCCGTCGATTTTGTGGCAGGTGGGACCTATGCCATTGATGGCCACCAAGAACGGATTGGTGAGAGTATTTTCCTCTTCACGCCCAACTGTGTGCAGGTCAGTACCCATGCTGGCGTGATTCACGAAGCCCCTCAACCCGCAGCCCGGCCTCGTCCCGCGACCCCCACCCCCGCTTGGACGGCTGAACAAGTACGGATGGCTCAGTAG
- a CDS encoding pentapeptide repeat-containing protein codes for MANLDHLAKLEQGVTAWNEWRAQHPEIKPDLSGADLEGMQLQGVNLQGANCLQADLIEANLEVADLEGANFVQANLKGANLRYANLKGADLGGAYCSGADFEGANLFLADCVETNLEAANLQQANLSGVDLYKANLRRAQLQGADLREANVRRAELIEANLSSANLFRADFLQSHLIETDLSYANLQGASFLQANLIQANLAGANLLDANFNQANLRRANLSDTNFRLANSLGVDLRRATMPDGSIYLD; via the coding sequence ATGGCAAATCTGGATCATCTGGCCAAGCTTGAACAGGGGGTGACTGCCTGGAATGAGTGGCGTGCGCAACATCCTGAGATTAAACCGGATTTAAGTGGAGCCGATCTTGAAGGAATGCAGCTACAGGGAGTCAACCTGCAAGGAGCTAATTGTCTGCAAGCGGATTTAATTGAGGCCAATTTAGAGGTTGCTGATTTGGAAGGTGCGAACTTTGTCCAGGCGAACCTCAAGGGGGCTAACTTGCGCTATGCCAACCTGAAGGGGGCTGATCTAGGGGGTGCCTATTGCAGCGGTGCTGACTTTGAAGGGGCCAATCTCTTTTTGGCGGATTGTGTGGAAACCAATTTGGAAGCTGCCAATTTGCAACAGGCTAACTTGAGTGGGGTGGATCTGTATAAGGCTAATCTGCGACGGGCACAACTCCAAGGAGCCGATCTGCGGGAGGCGAATGTCCGACGGGCTGAGCTAATTGAGGCGAATTTAAGTTCTGCTAATTTGTTCCGGGCCGATTTTCTCCAGTCCCATTTAATTGAAACCGACCTCAGCTATGCCAATTTACAAGGGGCTAGCTTTCTTCAGGCTAATCTGATCCAGGCCAACTTGGCAGGGGCCAATCTGCTCGATGCCAACTTTAATCAGGCTAATCTGCGACGGGCCAATCTGAGCGATACTAATTTTCGACTTGCTAATAGTTTGGGGGTTGATCTCCGGCGCGCAACGATGCCGGATGGCAGTATCTATTTAGATTAG
- the argS gene encoding arginine--tRNA ligase, which produces MESTLAQLQTCFAQAMVAAFGESVAGTDPLLAPASNPKFGDYQANVAMSLAKTLGQPPRAIAEQIVQQLQVDDLCEVPTIAGPGFINLTLKPSYLQRYLEALQADPRLGVPLTQQPKRTIVDFSSPNIAKEMHVGHLRSTIIGDALARTLEFLGHDVLRLNHVGDWGTQFGMLITYLREAYPQALTTSDALDLGDLVAFYRKAKQRFDQDAAFQEAARQEVVKLQSGNPETLKAWQLLCEQSRREFKVIYDLLDIHLTERGESFYNPLLPAVVADLEKLGLLVADQGAKCVFLEGFTNKEGKPQPLIVQKSDGGYNYATTDLAAIRYRIEKDGAKRLIYVTDAGQATHFAQVFQVARRAGWIPADVEVIHVPFGLVLDDQGKKFRTRAGETVRLRDLLDEAIAHARADLEKRLQEEDRVETEAFKQHVAKVVGISAVKYADLSQNRTKDYRFSYDKMLALQGNTAPYLLYAYVRIQGISRKGGVDFGHLGEGHPIALTEPTELVLVKHLLHLGDAIAAVEQELLPNRLCQYIFELSQKFNQFFEHCPVLQSEEPARTSRLILCHLTARTLKLGLSLLGIPVLERM; this is translated from the coding sequence ATGGAGTCCACACTTGCGCAATTACAGACTTGCTTTGCCCAGGCAATGGTGGCGGCCTTTGGCGAGTCGGTGGCGGGGACTGATCCGCTGCTGGCACCGGCCAGTAATCCCAAGTTTGGGGATTATCAGGCGAATGTGGCGATGTCGTTGGCGAAGACGTTGGGCCAGCCACCACGGGCGATCGCGGAGCAAATCGTGCAGCAGTTGCAGGTAGATGACCTGTGCGAAGTGCCGACGATCGCGGGGCCAGGATTTATTAATCTGACTCTGAAACCCAGTTATTTACAGCGTTATTTAGAAGCTTTGCAGGCTGATCCGCGATTAGGGGTACCCCTCACCCAGCAGCCAAAACGGACGATCGTGGATTTTTCCAGCCCCAATATTGCCAAGGAAATGCACGTGGGGCATCTGCGATCGACGATTATTGGCGATGCTTTGGCCCGGACCCTGGAGTTTTTAGGCCATGATGTTCTGCGGCTCAACCATGTGGGGGATTGGGGAACGCAGTTTGGGATGTTAATTACCTATTTGCGGGAAGCCTATCCACAAGCACTGACGACTTCGGATGCCTTAGATTTGGGCGATCTAGTCGCGTTTTACCGCAAGGCCAAGCAGCGGTTTGACCAAGACGCGGCGTTTCAGGAAGCAGCCCGTCAGGAAGTGGTGAAGCTTCAGTCAGGCAATCCGGAAACCCTGAAGGCATGGCAACTTCTTTGTGAGCAATCACGGCGGGAATTTAAGGTGATTTATGATTTGCTAGATATTCACCTGACGGAGCGAGGGGAGTCGTTTTATAATCCCCTGTTGCCAGCCGTAGTGGCTGATTTGGAAAAACTGGGGTTGCTGGTGGCGGATCAGGGGGCAAAATGCGTGTTTTTAGAGGGGTTTACTAACAAGGAAGGCAAGCCCCAACCCTTGATTGTGCAGAAGTCGGACGGGGGGTATAACTACGCTACGACGGATTTGGCGGCGATTCGCTATCGCATTGAAAAGGACGGGGCTAAGCGCTTAATTTACGTGACGGATGCGGGTCAGGCGACGCATTTTGCCCAGGTGTTTCAGGTGGCACGGCGGGCCGGGTGGATTCCTGCGGATGTGGAGGTGATCCATGTGCCCTTTGGGTTGGTCTTAGATGATCAGGGTAAGAAATTCCGGACGCGGGCTGGGGAAACGGTGCGGTTGCGGGATTTGTTGGATGAGGCGATCGCCCATGCGCGGGCGGATTTGGAAAAACGGTTACAGGAAGAAGATCGGGTTGAAACGGAGGCTTTTAAGCAGCATGTGGCTAAGGTGGTGGGCATTAGTGCGGTTAAGTATGCGGATTTGAGTCAAAATCGCACTAAGGATTATCGGTTCAGTTATGACAAAATGTTGGCCTTGCAGGGGAATACGGCTCCCTATCTGCTTTATGCCTATGTGCGGATTCAAGGCATTAGTCGCAAGGGCGGGGTAGATTTTGGGCATTTGGGTGAGGGACACCCGATCGCACTGACGGAACCAACCGAATTAGTGCTGGTCAAACATTTACTGCATTTGGGGGACGCGATCGCTGCCGTTGAGCAGGAGTTATTGCCCAATCGTCTTTGTCAATACATATTTGAACTCAGCCAGAAATTCAATCAATTTTTTGAACACTGTCCCGTCTTGCAGTCTGAGGAACCGGCGCGGACTTCCCGCTTGATTTTGTGTCACTTGACAGCCCGCACATTGAAGTTAGGGTTATCCCTACTGGGGATTCCGGTACTAGAACGAATGTAG
- the acpS gene encoding holo-ACP synthase, with amino-acid sequence MEIRLGTDLVYVPRIRDAVQRFGYRFLQRIYTIAEQQACGLTLAPETDRPSASLTAPPPQVINHLAARWAAKEAVVKALGTGWRGINYRDVEIQRQASGAPAVCLYGPTAQFLAATWSTCQWQLSLSHDGHYAIASAILICLP; translated from the coding sequence TTGGAAATTCGATTAGGTACTGATCTCGTTTATGTTCCTCGCATCCGTGATGCGGTGCAGCGGTTCGGATATCGCTTCTTACAGCGTATTTACACGATCGCGGAACAACAAGCCTGTGGCCTAACCCTAGCTCCAGAAACTGATCGTCCCTCTGCCTCGCTGACTGCCCCCCCACCCCAGGTGATTAACCATCTAGCGGCCCGTTGGGCTGCCAAGGAAGCGGTGGTTAAAGCTTTGGGAACGGGCTGGCGGGGAATTAACTATCGCGACGTTGAAATTCAACGTCAAGCCAGTGGTGCCCCCGCGGTTTGCCTATACGGACCAACCGCCCAATTCTTAGCGGCTACCTGGTCAACCTGCCAATGGCAACTCAGCTTGAGTCACGACGGGCACTATGCGATCGCCAGCGCTATTCTCATCTGCTTGCCGTAA
- a CDS encoding BrnA antitoxin family protein: MTDEDIDFSDCPEVTPEMFAKAIVRRGLPVAKAKTQVTLRIDSDVLDWFKSQGRGYQGRGYQTQINQLLRAYMEPHQW; encoded by the coding sequence ATGACGGACGAAGATATTGATTTCTCAGACTGCCCAGAAGTTACACCGGAGATGTTTGCAAAAGCAATAGTGCGACGTGGTTTACCCGTTGCAAAAGCAAAGACCCAGGTTACACTCCGTATCGATAGCGATGTTTTAGATTGGTTTAAGTCTCAGGGACGTGGCTATCAGGGACGTGGCTATCAAACTCAAATAAATCAGTTGTTGCGGGCTTATATGGAACCACACCAATGGTAG
- a CDS encoding energy-coupling factor transporter transmembrane component T family protein, which translates to MDLLRSLPLGLYLEQPITWLHRLDARVKLAWLMTFLAAPILASAAWRLILVGLLIGITFLAMIPTRVWRQQMGWLLTLSILVFVLTAVAPDGLAVNSQPRLPAHSLDLAAQTTLPPPTPRCPWYAPLCRSTSSASPTASTEALPQPTHYRYVLLKQGPFTVTRRSFDLGLRVSTLIFTLIYSTNLYLLTTAPEEITAGLEDLMAPLRRLHWPVTEIALTLTLSLRFIPLVLEEVQNLVRAVRTRAINWKKLGWARAINLWMTLAERLLKNLLLRAEQIASAMKVRGFTSPDRHRVQWHQARLRRGDWLAIVALVLLWGARLLSGTVS; encoded by the coding sequence ATGGATCTGCTGCGATCGCTGCCCCTGGGACTGTACCTGGAACAACCCATCACCTGGCTCCACCGCCTCGACGCCAGGGTGAAGCTGGCCTGGTTAATGACCTTTCTGGCGGCACCGATTCTGGCCTCAGCGGCTTGGCGCTTGATCCTCGTAGGGTTATTAATAGGAATCACCTTCTTAGCCATGATCCCTACCCGCGTCTGGCGGCAGCAGATGGGCTGGTTGCTCACCCTATCAATCCTAGTGTTTGTCTTAACTGCAGTCGCCCCCGACGGCCTTGCGGTCAATTCCCAACCCCGGTTACCTGCCCATTCCCTGGACCTAGCTGCGCAAACGACACTCCCACCCCCTACCCCTCGGTGTCCCTGGTACGCCCCCCTTTGCCGATCGACCTCCTCCGCCAGTCCGACTGCTTCAACCGAGGCATTACCTCAGCCAACCCACTATCGGTATGTGTTATTGAAACAAGGCCCTTTCACCGTCACCCGTCGCAGCTTTGATCTGGGCTTGCGGGTCAGTACTCTGATTTTTACGCTGATCTACAGCACCAATCTCTACCTCCTAACCACCGCTCCCGAGGAAATCACCGCCGGGTTAGAAGACCTGATGGCCCCCCTCCGACGCCTCCACTGGCCAGTCACCGAAATTGCCCTCACCCTGACCCTGTCGTTGCGGTTTATCCCGCTCGTGCTCGAAGAAGTCCAGAACTTGGTCCGCGCTGTCCGCACACGGGCCATCAACTGGAAAAAGTTGGGATGGGCACGGGCAATTAACCTGTGGATGACCCTAGCGGAACGGTTGCTGAAAAATTTACTCCTGCGGGCCGAGCAAATTGCCAGTGCCATGAAAGTCCGGGGATTTACCAGCCCCGATCGCCATCGGGTGCAATGGCATCAGGCACGGCTGCGTCGGGGCGACTGGTTGGCGATTGTTGCCCTAGTGCTGCTTTGGGGCGCACGGTTACTCAGTGGCACAGTATCCTAG
- a CDS encoding YggS family pyridoxal phosphate-dependent enzyme, producing MSHFLPPAAVRDRITQIQAQLPPTVRLIAVTKAVPTDLMRVAYTTGIRDFGESRLQEALAKQAELHDLSDITWHFIGHLQSNKATKAMQHFQWIHAIDSLKLAQQLDHIAQQQGYCPNLCLQVKFLPDPSKYGWSVPDLQAQLPDLDRCQHLRIRGIMTILPQGLTDTESRNTFAQAKALTTHLQQQPWSHLKFEELSMGMSGDYHLAVPAGATMIRLGRVLFGERT from the coding sequence ATGAGTCACTTCCTGCCACCAGCCGCCGTGCGCGATCGCATTACCCAAATTCAGGCCCAACTGCCCCCCACAGTCCGGTTGATCGCCGTGACCAAAGCAGTCCCCACCGATCTGATGCGGGTTGCTTACACCACGGGAATACGCGACTTTGGTGAAAGCCGCTTACAGGAGGCTCTGGCAAAACAAGCTGAACTTCATGACCTATCAGATATCACCTGGCACTTCATCGGTCACCTGCAAAGTAATAAGGCGACGAAAGCCATGCAACACTTTCAGTGGATTCATGCGATCGATAGCCTCAAACTAGCCCAGCAACTTGATCACATTGCCCAGCAGCAAGGCTACTGCCCTAACCTGTGCCTCCAGGTAAAATTTTTACCCGATCCCAGCAAATATGGCTGGAGTGTACCAGACCTACAGGCCCAATTACCCGATCTCGATCGCTGTCAGCATTTGCGAATTCGCGGGATTATGACCATTCTGCCCCAAGGATTAACCGATACTGAGAGTCGGAACACCTTTGCACAAGCCAAAGCCTTGACCACCCACCTTCAGCAACAACCCTGGTCTCACCTGAAATTTGAGGAACTTTCCATGGGAATGTCGGGTGACTATCACCTAGCCGTACCCGCTGGCGCCACAATGATCCGATTGGGACGGGTTCTCTTTGGAGAGCGAACATAG
- the proC gene encoding pyrroline-5-carboxylate reductase: MSSVQFGVIGGGVMGEALISRLLRCQLYAPEQVLVSDRAADRCQLLQQQYGVRTTLDNRAVVAANPSVLLLAIKPQILDQVAVEITDCLTQQQPPFSLIISILAGVTLSHLETAFPQYPVIRAMPNTPAIVGAGITAITANALVTPEQLTQAQQIFGAVGEVVELPESAMDAVTALSGSGPGYVAIVIEALADGGVAAGLARPVALQLTLKTVQGTAELLQTTGMHPAQLKDRVTSPGGTTIAGIAQLEQQGLRSALIEAVQAAYRRSRELGKS; the protein is encoded by the coding sequence ATGTCGTCCGTACAATTTGGCGTAATTGGTGGCGGGGTGATGGGTGAAGCACTCATATCCCGCCTGTTGCGCTGCCAACTGTATGCCCCAGAGCAGGTACTGGTCAGCGATCGGGCGGCGGATCGCTGTCAGCTTTTGCAGCAGCAGTACGGTGTGCGAACGACTTTAGATAATCGAGCAGTGGTGGCGGCCAATCCTAGCGTATTATTGCTGGCGATCAAACCACAAATTCTGGATCAGGTCGCGGTCGAAATTACTGACTGTTTGACACAACAGCAACCTCCCTTCTCGTTAATCATTTCGATCTTGGCGGGAGTGACCCTGAGCCATTTAGAAACGGCCTTTCCCCAATATCCAGTGATTCGGGCCATGCCTAATACGCCCGCGATCGTGGGGGCAGGCATAACGGCGATCACGGCCAATGCCTTGGTCACGCCGGAACAGTTAACCCAGGCCCAGCAGATTTTTGGGGCAGTCGGCGAAGTCGTGGAGTTACCAGAGTCGGCAATGGATGCGGTGACAGCCCTATCGGGATCAGGGCCAGGTTATGTGGCGATCGTCATCGAAGCGTTGGCAGATGGCGGGGTTGCTGCCGGGTTGGCACGCCCCGTAGCGCTGCAATTGACGCTCAAAACGGTGCAAGGAACGGCTGAATTATTACAAACTACAGGAATGCATCCCGCTCAACTGAAGGATCGGGTAACGAGTCCGGGGGGGACAACAATCGCGGGGATTGCCCAATTGGAACAACAGGGATTGCGATCGGCCCTGATCGAAGCGGTACAAGCAGCCTATCGGCGATCGCGGGAATTGGGTAAGTCGTAG
- the pipX gene encoding transcriptional coactivator PipX: MSSEIYLNHPTFGLLYRVCVIEETQELFATLYAQRLFFLVTNAGNGIRFEPIGRSDARILVESRLRLLRRMGDPKELEQLQIIHKQTFQ, translated from the coding sequence ATGAGTAGCGAGATCTATCTCAACCATCCCACCTTTGGTTTGCTGTACCGAGTTTGTGTGATTGAGGAAACTCAGGAACTGTTTGCCACGCTCTACGCCCAACGCTTGTTCTTCCTGGTCACTAATGCTGGGAATGGCATCCGGTTTGAACCAATTGGTAGAAGTGATGCCCGTATCCTGGTTGAAAGTCGCTTACGCCTGCTGCGCCGGATGGGAGATCCCAAAGAGCTTGAGCAACTCCAGATTATTCACAAGCAAACCTTCCAATAG
- a CDS encoding TIGR03279 family radical SAM protein → MREVSIRPALITRVLPDSIAEEIGFEVGDRLVAINGQRPRDLIDYRFLCADEILNLEVLDAQGETHWVEIEKDYDDDLGLEFETALFDGLIQCNNRCPFCFIDQQPPGKRESLYYKDDDYRLSFLYGSYLTLTNLTDREWQRIEQLRLSPLYVSVHATEPDVRIRLLKNPRAGQILQQLQWFEERHLQIHAQVVVCPGINDGSHLEQTLRDLAQFHQGDIPTVTSVAIVPVGLTRFRPTEDELIAVSPTKAQEVITQVQALQAEFLQQLGTHFAWLADEWFLIGGVDLPLASDYEDYPQLDNGVGSIRQFLQAFELAARQLPQQVTPPRRLTWVVGNAVEQAFQTIVQRLNQVQGLTIDLIALKSDYWGQGISVTGLLTGQDLLQGLQQRDLGDRVLIPTVMLKQGETCFLDDMTLSELSQYLKVDLVTVAGVEGLIQACLHA, encoded by the coding sequence ATGCGTGAAGTCTCCATTCGTCCTGCCCTGATTACCCGTGTACTACCTGATTCAATTGCGGAGGAAATTGGCTTTGAAGTTGGCGATCGCTTGGTGGCGATTAATGGGCAACGTCCGCGTGACCTGATTGACTATCGTTTCCTCTGTGCTGATGAAATTTTGAACTTAGAAGTTCTGGATGCCCAGGGCGAAACCCATTGGGTGGAAATTGAAAAGGACTATGATGATGATTTAGGACTGGAATTTGAGACAGCGTTGTTTGATGGCCTGATCCAGTGTAATAACCGCTGTCCCTTTTGCTTTATTGATCAGCAACCCCCCGGTAAACGGGAAAGTCTCTATTACAAAGATGATGACTACCGGTTGAGCTTTCTCTATGGCAGTTATTTAACCCTCACGAATTTGACCGATCGCGAATGGCAACGCATTGAGCAATTGCGACTATCGCCGCTCTACGTGTCGGTTCATGCGACGGAGCCAGACGTGCGCATCCGGTTACTGAAAAATCCGCGGGCGGGTCAAATTTTGCAACAGTTGCAGTGGTTTGAGGAACGGCATCTCCAAATTCATGCTCAGGTTGTCGTTTGTCCGGGAATTAACGATGGTTCCCATCTGGAGCAAACCCTACGGGATTTGGCCCAGTTCCACCAAGGTGATATTCCCACTGTTACTTCGGTGGCAATTGTTCCTGTTGGCCTGACCCGCTTTCGGCCTACTGAGGATGAGTTGATCGCCGTTAGCCCTACTAAGGCCCAGGAAGTGATCACCCAGGTACAGGCTTTGCAGGCCGAGTTTCTGCAACAATTGGGGACCCATTTTGCTTGGTTAGCGGATGAATGGTTCCTGATTGGGGGTGTCGATCTTCCCCTGGCATCGGATTACGAAGATTATCCCCAACTGGATAACGGTGTTGGCTCGATCCGCCAATTTCTCCAGGCATTTGAGCTGGCAGCTCGCCAGCTTCCCCAGCAGGTAACCCCGCCGCGTCGGCTGACTTGGGTTGTGGGTAATGCGGTGGAGCAAGCGTTTCAGACGATTGTTCAGCGTTTAAACCAGGTGCAGGGACTGACGATCGACCTGATAGCGCTGAAAAGTGATTACTGGGGTCAGGGCATTTCTGTGACGGGCCTCCTCACAGGGCAAGATCTACTTCAGGGACTCCAGCAGCGGGACTTGGGCGATCGCGTTCTCATCCCAACCGTCATGCTGAAGCAGGGGGAGACTTGTTTCCTCGACGACATGACCCTATCAGAATTGTCCCAGTACCTCAAAGTTGACCTGGTAACGGTTGCAGGAGTTGAAGGCTTGATTCAAGCGTGCCTGCACGCCTGA